In Streptomyces chartreusis NRRL 3882, the following are encoded in one genomic region:
- a CDS encoding family 20 glycosylhydrolase — MLVVATAVALVVVAAGVSLGLWAASGGDGGTTGPEARPSQDRTAAAPHGTSPEDGPSPSRSYALSQAPQTIPAVREHTAARGPGWRPASGDRVVVDDPALADEGRLIAGELGLTYEGEKDDRRAGDVRLTLDDGKKANPESYVMTVRDGRVEISGPADAGVFYGTRTLKQEVHDGGTAPEGVVRDEPAKPERGFMLDIARKNYTAGWIEDRIRELGDLKFNQLGLHFSDDQGFRIESDSHPEIVSEQHLTKAQVRKIVDLAESRHITVVPEIDSPGHLGAVLAAHPDLQLRTGRGSAVQGAIDISESESAAIVDDLLNEYADLFPGGPWHLGGDEYQALVRSDPEASFPQLAAAAREKYGSGATVADLTTGWLNDRAATVRKHQRTPRAWNDGFFRDTSVKAARDIQVAYWTGKEIGARQPAEYLGEGRKVINYNDEFLYYVLGEPQTFVYPTGQRIYEQWTPRVLRGTAAVPERYDGQILGGSFAVWGDVPDAQTQDQVAAGIRMPLRATVQKLWDPGRPELSWAEFRALADRLG; from the coding sequence GTGCTGGTCGTGGCCACGGCCGTCGCCCTGGTCGTGGTCGCGGCCGGGGTGAGTCTGGGGCTCTGGGCGGCCTCGGGCGGCGACGGCGGGACCACCGGGCCGGAGGCCAGACCCTCCCAGGACCGGACCGCGGCCGCCCCGCACGGCACCTCCCCGGAGGACGGCCCGAGTCCGAGCCGCTCGTACGCCCTGTCCCAGGCGCCGCAGACGATCCCCGCCGTGCGCGAGCACACCGCGGCCCGCGGCCCGGGCTGGCGCCCCGCGAGCGGGGACCGCGTCGTCGTGGACGACCCGGCGCTGGCCGACGAGGGCCGGCTGATCGCCGGTGAGCTCGGGCTGACGTACGAGGGCGAGAAGGACGACCGGCGCGCCGGGGACGTACGGCTGACGCTGGACGACGGCAAGAAGGCGAATCCCGAGTCGTACGTCATGACCGTGCGCGACGGGCGGGTGGAGATCAGCGGGCCCGCCGACGCGGGCGTCTTCTACGGCACCCGCACCCTCAAGCAGGAAGTGCACGACGGCGGCACGGCGCCCGAGGGCGTGGTGCGGGACGAGCCGGCCAAGCCGGAGCGCGGGTTCATGCTGGACATCGCCCGCAAGAACTACACGGCCGGCTGGATCGAGGACCGGATCCGGGAGCTGGGCGATCTGAAGTTCAACCAGCTCGGTCTGCACTTCTCCGACGACCAGGGATTCCGGATCGAGTCCGACTCGCATCCGGAGATCGTGTCCGAGCAGCATCTGACCAAGGCGCAGGTGCGGAAGATCGTCGACCTCGCGGAGAGCCGCCACATCACCGTCGTGCCAGAGATCGACTCCCCGGGGCACCTCGGCGCGGTCCTCGCCGCCCACCCCGACCTCCAGCTGCGCACCGGGCGGGGATCGGCGGTGCAGGGGGCCATCGACATCTCCGAGAGCGAGAGCGCCGCGATCGTCGACGATCTGCTGAACGAGTACGCCGACCTGTTCCCGGGCGGGCCGTGGCACCTCGGCGGCGACGAGTACCAGGCACTGGTGCGCTCCGACCCGGAGGCGTCGTTCCCGCAGCTGGCCGCCGCCGCGCGGGAGAAGTACGGCTCCGGGGCGACGGTCGCCGACCTCACCACCGGCTGGCTCAACGACCGGGCCGCCACCGTCCGCAAGCACCAGCGCACCCCGCGCGCGTGGAACGACGGCTTCTTCCGGGACACCTCCGTCAAGGCCGCCAGGGACATCCAGGTCGCCTACTGGACCGGCAAGGAGATCGGCGCCCGGCAGCCCGCGGAGTACCTGGGCGAGGGCCGGAAGGTGATCAACTACAACGACGAGTTCCTGTACTACGTGCTCGGCGAGCCGCAGACCTTCGTCTATCCGACGGGGCAGCGGATCTACGAGCAGTGGACGCCCCGGGTGCTGCGCGGCACGGCGGCCGTGCCGGAGCGCTACGACGGGCAGATCCTCGGCGGGTCCTTCGCCGTCTGGGGCGACGTCCCGGACGCGCAGACGCAGGACCAGGTGGCGGCCGGGATCCGCATGCCGCTGCGGGCGACCGTCCAGAAGCTGTGGGACCCGGGCCGG
- a CDS encoding 2-oxo-4-hydroxy-4-carboxy-5-ureidoimidazoline decarboxylase, translating into MERFNAASEEALEQTLLSCLRSPRWSRRVAEHRPYPDLASLLAAADEAAYDLTWPDLTEALAAESLPPLPPGTYSAAHTALSAAHAAYEARFGHVFVICLDGVPPAETLDRLLEAIRSRLTNDPEEERAVTADELRRLARGRLLTALRGAGNCAINH; encoded by the coding sequence GTGGAGCGCTTCAACGCGGCCTCCGAGGAGGCCCTGGAGCAGACGCTCCTCTCCTGCCTGCGCAGCCCCCGCTGGTCCCGGCGTGTCGCGGAACACCGCCCCTATCCGGACCTGGCCTCCCTGCTGGCCGCGGCGGACGAGGCGGCCTACGACCTGACCTGGCCCGACCTGACGGAGGCCCTGGCAGCCGAGTCCCTGCCGCCCCTCCCGCCCGGCACGTACTCCGCGGCCCACACGGCCCTCAGCGCGGCCCACGCCGCCTATGAGGCCCGCTTCGGACACGTGTTCGTCATCTGCCTGGACGGTGTGCCCCCGGCCGAGACCCTGGACCGCCTCCTGGAGGCCATCCGGTCACGATTGACCAACGATCCGGAGGAGGAGCGGGCAGTGACGGCGGACGAACTCCGGCGCCTCGCGAGGGGACGTCTGCTGACCGCCCTCAGGGGCGCGGGGAACTGCGCGATCAACCACTGA
- the sdhC gene encoding succinate dehydrogenase, cytochrome b556 subunit: MPAGTLYRGREGMWSWVAHRVTGVLIFFFLFVHVLDTALVRVSPEAYDNVVATYKTPIVALLEYGLVAAILFHALNGLRVIAVDFWIKGARYQKQMLWTVVALWVVLMLGAIYPVLGHAARELFGS, encoded by the coding sequence GTGCCGGCTGGAACGCTGTACCGCGGCCGGGAAGGAATGTGGTCCTGGGTGGCTCACCGAGTCACCGGCGTCCTCATCTTCTTCTTCCTGTTCGTTCACGTGCTGGACACCGCTCTCGTCCGCGTGTCCCCTGAGGCCTACGACAACGTCGTGGCCACGTACAAGACGCCGATCGTCGCGCTGCTGGAGTACGGCCTCGTCGCCGCCATCCTCTTCCACGCGCTCAACGGTCTGCGCGTCATCGCCGTCGACTTCTGGATCAAGGGCGCCCGGTACCAGAAGCAGATGCTCTGGACCGTCGTCGCCCTGTGGGTCGTGCTGATGCTCGGGGCGATCTACCCCGTCCTCGGCCACGCCGCTCGTGAACTGTTCGGGAGCTGA